The Candidatus Thermoplasmatota archaeon region TGGTAGACGACTCCGAGTTCATGCGTAAGGTCCTGAGGAACATCCTGGAAGCAGGAGGACACAAGGTGATCGAGGCGAAGAGCGCCGACGAGGCCTACGAGAGGTTCCTCAAGGAGAACCCCGATGTGATCACCATGGACATCGTGATGCCTAACAAGGACGGAATCGAGGCAGTCAGAAGGCTGAAGGAGGCCAGAGGCAAGGTGAAGATCATCATGATATCCGCTCTGGGCCATCAGAAGACCGTGATGAGATCCCTTGAGGCGGGAGCTGTCGATTTCATAATCAAGCCATTCACTGCCGACGACGTCCTGGAATCCGTCAATGCCGTTCTGCAGATGGAGAT contains the following coding sequences:
- a CDS encoding response regulator — its product is MAKIMVVDDSEFMRKVLRNILEAGGHKVIEAKSADEAYERFLKENPDVITMDIVMPNKDGIEAVRRLKEARGKVKIIMISALGHQKTVMRSLEAGAVDFIIKPFTADDVLESVNAVLQMEI